From a region of the Rhodococcus sp. 4CII genome:
- a CDS encoding PadR family transcriptional regulator, translated as MALEHALLVSLTEHSGSGYELARRFDKSIGFFQSATHQQIYRVLKRMDESGWVDAEVVAQDGRPDKKVYRVSAAGRAELERWIAEPTEPNHLRNELAVKIRAARHGDIAALTAEVARHRDGHAARLEVYRMIEKRDFPAPDQLSGAALHQYLVLRGGIRVEEGFADWCQEVLDALAQ; from the coding sequence GTGGCACTCGAACATGCGCTCCTCGTCTCGCTGACCGAGCACTCCGGCTCGGGCTACGAATTGGCGCGCCGGTTCGACAAGTCCATCGGCTTCTTCCAGAGCGCCACCCACCAGCAGATCTACCGCGTCCTCAAACGCATGGACGAGTCCGGCTGGGTCGACGCCGAGGTCGTGGCGCAGGACGGCAGACCCGACAAGAAGGTGTACCGGGTCAGTGCGGCCGGGCGCGCGGAACTCGAACGCTGGATCGCCGAGCCGACCGAGCCCAATCACCTGCGCAACGAGCTGGCAGTGAAGATCCGCGCCGCTCGGCACGGTGACATAGCCGCACTCACCGCCGAGGTGGCCCGCCACCGCGACGGCCACGCCGCCCGGCTCGAGGTCTACCGCATGATCGAAAAACGCGACTTCCCCGCACCGGACCAGCTCTCCGGGGCGGCCCTGCACCAGTACCTCGTCCTGCGCGGCGGAATCCGCGTCGAAGAGGGTTTCGCCGACTGGTGCCAAGAAGTACTCGACGCGCTCGCACAGTAA
- a CDS encoding Ig-like domain-containing protein: MGVGRGGRMRARSVRSVSRTATIVAASLVFAVSIAGCTVSGADVTSEGEAPIDSNPVTELIKPKLTASAVDGAVGFSPGQPVTVTVADGTLAAVTMFNPEGVPVDGAIAPDGLSWVNTEPLGYDKKYRLEVKANGLGGGTTSTSAFTTSAPGNVTKPYVMPSEGDVVGIGQPIAVQFDENIPDRKAAEAAVTVTTNPPVEGAFYWVNNREVRWRPQNYWAPGTAVDVKVAVYGRDLGDGLYGQEDVHTAFTIGDALVATADDNTKQVTFERNGEVIMTMPTSMGKDDTPTDNGVYIIGDRFANLVMDSSTYGVPVNSPQGYKTPVDWATRMSYSGIFFHSAPWSVGQQGYSNASHGCLNLSPSNAKWVYDNTKRGDIVIVKNTVGGTLSGTDGLGDWNIPWDVWKAGNSNA, from the coding sequence ATGGGTGTGGGGCGTGGCGGGCGCATGCGTGCGCGATCGGTGAGATCCGTCTCGAGGACGGCGACGATCGTGGCGGCATCACTCGTATTCGCAGTGTCGATCGCGGGGTGCACGGTCTCCGGTGCCGACGTCACGTCGGAAGGCGAGGCGCCGATCGATTCCAATCCGGTCACCGAGCTCATCAAGCCGAAGCTGACGGCGTCGGCCGTCGACGGTGCGGTGGGATTCTCACCGGGACAGCCGGTGACGGTGACGGTGGCCGACGGCACCCTGGCCGCGGTCACCATGTTCAACCCCGAGGGCGTGCCGGTCGACGGTGCAATCGCTCCCGACGGATTGTCCTGGGTCAACACCGAGCCGCTGGGTTACGACAAGAAATACCGGCTCGAGGTGAAGGCGAACGGCCTCGGCGGCGGCACCACCTCGACGTCCGCGTTCACCACCAGCGCGCCCGGCAACGTCACCAAGCCGTACGTGATGCCGTCCGAGGGTGACGTGGTGGGCATCGGTCAGCCGATCGCGGTCCAGTTCGACGAGAACATTCCGGACCGCAAGGCCGCCGAGGCCGCCGTCACGGTGACGACGAATCCGCCCGTCGAGGGTGCGTTCTACTGGGTCAACAACCGCGAGGTGCGGTGGCGTCCGCAGAACTACTGGGCGCCCGGCACCGCCGTCGACGTCAAGGTTGCCGTGTACGGACGCGATCTCGGTGACGGCCTGTACGGCCAGGAGGACGTCCACACCGCCTTCACCATCGGCGACGCCCTCGTCGCGACCGCGGACGACAACACCAAGCAGGTGACATTCGAGCGCAACGGCGAAGTGATCATGACGATGCCCACGTCGATGGGCAAGGACGACACCCCCACCGACAACGGTGTGTACATCATCGGCGACCGGTTCGCGAACCTCGTCATGGACTCGTCCACGTACGGCGTTCCGGTCAACTCCCCGCAGGGATACAAGACTCCCGTCGACTGGGCCACCCGAATGTCGTACAGCGGCATCTTCTTCCATTCGGCGCCGTGGTCGGTGGGCCAGCAGGGCTACTCGAACGCGAGTCACGGCTGCCTGAACCTCAGCCCGTCCAACGCGAAGTGGGTGTACGACAACACCAAGCGCGGCGACATCGTGATCGTGAAGAACACGGTGGGCGGCACGCTGTCGGGCACGGACGGTCTCGGCGACTGGAACATCCCGTGGGATGTCTGGAAGGCCGGCAACTCGAACGCCTGA
- the cmrA gene encoding mycolate reductase (Catalyzes the final step in mycolic acid biosynthesis.) — MSLPNPTPSARAVVTGASSGIGEALATDLASRGHSLVLVARRGEVMESLAATLRDKYGVEVDVRACDLSDRDARAALVTELAGREISVLCNNAGIATFGPVAGLDPAYERAQVELNAVAVHDLTLAVLPGMIDRRSGAILMVGSAAGNMPIPHNATYAASKAFVNTFSESLRGELKGTGVNVTLLAPGPVRTEEPDPADASIVDRLVPDFLWISSEYTAKVSLDGLADNKMRVVPGLISKAMSVAGQYSPRAVVAPIVGTFYKKLGS, encoded by the coding sequence GTGAGCTTGCCGAACCCCACTCCCAGTGCCCGCGCCGTCGTGACCGGTGCCTCGTCCGGAATCGGCGAGGCGCTGGCCACCGATCTCGCCTCCCGGGGCCACTCCCTCGTCCTCGTCGCGCGCCGCGGCGAGGTGATGGAGTCACTCGCCGCGACCCTGCGTGACAAGTACGGCGTCGAGGTCGACGTGCGTGCGTGCGATCTGTCGGATCGCGACGCGCGGGCCGCCCTCGTCACCGAACTGGCCGGTCGTGAGATCAGCGTGCTGTGCAACAACGCCGGCATCGCCACGTTCGGTCCCGTCGCCGGACTCGACCCCGCGTACGAACGGGCCCAGGTGGAACTCAACGCCGTTGCGGTGCACGACCTCACGCTCGCGGTGCTGCCCGGGATGATCGACCGCAGGTCCGGCGCCATCCTCATGGTCGGTTCCGCGGCAGGCAACATGCCCATCCCCCACAACGCCACGTACGCGGCCAGCAAGGCGTTCGTCAATACGTTCTCCGAGTCGCTGCGCGGCGAACTCAAGGGGACGGGGGTGAACGTCACGCTGCTCGCGCCCGGCCCGGTCCGCACCGAGGAGCCCGATCCGGCGGACGCGTCGATCGTGGACAGGCTGGTGCCCGACTTCCTGTGGATCTCCAGCGAATACACCGCCAAGGTGTCGCTCGACGGTCTGGCGGACAACAAGATGCGCGTCGTGCCCGGTCTCATCAGCAAGGCGATGTCCGTTGCCGGGCAGTACAGCCCACGCGCGGTGGTCGCGCCGATCGTCGGGACGTTCTACAAGAAGCTGGGCAGCTAG
- a CDS encoding helicase HerA-like domain-containing protein, protein MTQQSQDGGATSTPAERAAAARAAAADAARIAAEAAAAAEAAEREAREAEAAENHAPTGAAVPSGAAAGIAAGYSSDGAALELGTVVLGGVVNLSARVRIPLATLNRHGLVAGATGTGKTKTLQVIAEQLSAAGVPVVMADVKGDLSGLSRPGETGEKIAARASETGDGEWRPAGSPVQFLSLGTDGLGIPVRATITAFGPILLAKILGLNETQESTLGLIFHWADTQGLALLDLKDLRSVIAHLTSDAGKADLKGIGGVSPATAGVILRALVNLEADGGDTFFGEPELETEDLLRVIDGAGVITLFELGAQAARPALFSTFLMWVLADLFQTLPEEGDLDKPKLVFIFDEAHLLFADASKAFLQQVEQTVKLIRSKGVGVFFCTQLPTDVPNAVLSQLGARIQHALRAFTPDDQKALAKTVRTYPKTENYDLESALTSLGIGEAIVTVLSERGAPTPVAWTRIRPPRSLMDTIGNDAIRAAASSSPLSAKYGQTVDRESAYEKLTAKVAGAPAPDQGLDLPSLPDLPPPAAQPEGPTMAEQILGNSAVKSFLRSAASAAGREISRSIFGTGTRRRR, encoded by the coding sequence ATGACCCAGCAATCGCAGGACGGCGGCGCGACCTCGACCCCGGCGGAGAGGGCGGCTGCAGCGAGAGCGGCGGCGGCCGACGCGGCCCGGATCGCGGCGGAGGCAGCGGCCGCGGCTGAGGCGGCGGAGCGGGAGGCCCGGGAGGCGGAGGCTGCGGAGAACCACGCTCCCACAGGTGCTGCCGTCCCGTCCGGTGCCGCAGCGGGTATCGCGGCCGGATACTCGTCGGACGGCGCGGCGCTGGAGTTGGGCACCGTGGTTCTCGGCGGTGTGGTGAATCTGTCGGCCCGGGTGCGCATTCCGCTTGCGACGCTCAACCGGCATGGTCTGGTGGCCGGTGCCACCGGGACCGGAAAGACCAAGACGCTGCAGGTGATCGCCGAGCAGTTGTCGGCGGCAGGGGTTCCCGTCGTCATGGCGGATGTGAAGGGCGATCTGTCGGGACTGTCGCGGCCCGGCGAGACCGGCGAGAAGATCGCGGCACGAGCGTCGGAGACGGGCGACGGCGAGTGGCGACCGGCGGGATCCCCGGTCCAGTTTCTGTCACTCGGGACGGACGGCCTCGGCATCCCCGTCCGCGCGACCATCACCGCGTTCGGGCCCATCCTGCTCGCGAAGATTCTCGGGCTCAACGAGACTCAGGAATCCACCCTGGGGCTGATCTTCCACTGGGCCGACACCCAGGGCCTTGCCCTGCTCGATCTGAAAGATCTGAGATCGGTCATCGCCCATCTCACCAGCGACGCGGGCAAGGCTGATCTGAAGGGTATCGGCGGTGTGTCCCCGGCCACCGCGGGGGTGATCCTCAGGGCCCTGGTCAATCTCGAAGCGGACGGCGGCGACACGTTCTTCGGGGAGCCCGAACTCGAGACCGAGGACCTGCTCCGGGTGATCGACGGCGCGGGGGTGATCACGTTGTTCGAGTTGGGCGCTCAGGCGGCACGCCCGGCGCTGTTCTCCACCTTTCTGATGTGGGTGCTGGCAGACCTGTTCCAGACCTTGCCGGAGGAAGGTGATCTCGACAAACCCAAACTCGTCTTCATCTTCGACGAGGCCCACCTGTTGTTCGCGGACGCGTCCAAGGCGTTTCTGCAGCAGGTCGAGCAGACGGTCAAACTGATTCGGTCGAAGGGGGTCGGTGTCTTCTTCTGCACGCAGTTGCCGACGGACGTCCCGAACGCGGTGCTGTCGCAACTCGGCGCCCGAATCCAGCACGCGCTGAGAGCATTCACGCCGGACGATCAGAAGGCGCTGGCCAAAACGGTACGAACGTACCCGAAAACTGAGAACTACGACCTCGAGAGCGCGCTCACCTCGCTGGGTATCGGCGAGGCGATCGTGACCGTCCTGTCCGAGCGCGGCGCGCCGACGCCGGTGGCCTGGACGAGGATTCGGCCCCCGCGCTCGCTGATGGACACCATCGGCAACGACGCCATCAGGGCCGCGGCGTCGTCGAGTCCGCTGTCGGCGAAGTACGGGCAGACCGTCGACCGGGAATCGGCGTACGAGAAGCTCACGGCGAAGGTGGCCGGTGCGCCGGCCCCGGATCAGGGCCTCGACCTGCCGTCCCTGCCCGACCTGCCGCCACCGGCCGCGCAACCGGAGGGCCCCACCATGGCCGAGCAGATTCTCGGGAACTCGGCGGTGAAGAGTTTTCTCCGCTCGGCCGCGTCGGCCGCCGGCCGCGAGATCTCCCGCAGCATCTTCGGTACGGGCACACGCCGCAGGCGGTGA
- a CDS encoding MFS transporter: MSTDVRPPAGIGEAATRRQVVAWGLWDWGSAAFNAVILTFVFSVYLTDAVGEDLPGSISASTWLGWSLGIAGFLIAVLAPVTGQRFDAAGRRKWALGVLTFATVGCMAAMFFVRDSYQYLWLGLVLLAAGSVIFELAGVPYNAMLRQVSTPSNIGRVSGFGWAMGYFGGIVLLLLCYFGFIAGDGDTRGFLGLTTDGGLNIRMVAVLAAVWFAVFAIPVLLKVPELPRTNADPGADNAGFVESYRVLWRDLRDLWAADRRTVYFLVASALFRDGLAGVFTFGAVLAVNVYGIGAGDVLLFGVAANVVSALGALTAGRFDDRIGPKTVIVTSLSAMIVVGVVLMAVSGPAMFWLFGLLLCLFVGPAQSSARTFLARITPPGREGQMFGLYATTGRAVSFLAPTLFGLFAWWFAADRAGILGLVIVLAIGLAALTVVKAPERD, encoded by the coding sequence ATGAGCACCGACGTTCGTCCGCCGGCCGGGATCGGCGAGGCCGCGACGCGCAGACAGGTCGTCGCGTGGGGGTTGTGGGACTGGGGTTCGGCGGCCTTCAACGCCGTCATCCTCACGTTCGTCTTCTCCGTGTACCTGACGGACGCCGTGGGGGAGGACCTGCCGGGATCGATCTCCGCGAGCACGTGGCTGGGATGGTCGCTCGGCATCGCCGGATTCCTCATCGCGGTGCTCGCACCCGTCACCGGTCAGCGATTCGACGCCGCGGGGCGCCGCAAATGGGCGCTCGGCGTCCTCACCTTCGCGACCGTCGGCTGCATGGCGGCGATGTTCTTCGTCCGCGACTCGTACCAGTACCTCTGGCTCGGGCTGGTGCTGCTGGCCGCTGGTTCGGTGATCTTCGAGTTGGCCGGCGTCCCGTACAACGCGATGCTCAGGCAGGTGTCGACGCCGTCGAACATCGGCCGGGTGTCGGGGTTCGGGTGGGCGATGGGCTACTTCGGCGGGATTGTGCTCCTACTGCTGTGCTACTTCGGGTTCATCGCCGGTGACGGCGACACCCGGGGATTCCTCGGGCTCACCACCGACGGCGGACTGAACATCCGGATGGTGGCCGTGCTGGCCGCGGTGTGGTTCGCGGTCTTCGCGATTCCGGTGCTGCTGAAGGTTCCGGAACTGCCCCGCACGAACGCCGATCCGGGGGCCGACAATGCCGGTTTCGTCGAGTCGTACCGGGTGCTGTGGCGCGACCTGCGCGACCTCTGGGCCGCCGACCGCCGCACCGTCTACTTCCTGGTGGCGAGTGCGTTGTTCCGGGACGGGCTCGCCGGCGTCTTCACGTTCGGCGCCGTCCTGGCCGTCAACGTCTACGGCATCGGCGCGGGGGACGTGCTGCTGTTCGGAGTCGCGGCCAACGTCGTCTCCGCGCTGGGTGCGCTCACCGCGGGCCGGTTCGACGACCGGATCGGACCGAAAACCGTGATCGTGACCTCCCTGTCCGCGATGATCGTCGTCGGTGTCGTCCTGATGGCGGTCTCGGGTCCGGCCATGTTCTGGCTGTTCGGGCTCCTGCTGTGCCTGTTCGTGGGTCCCGCGCAGTCCTCGGCGCGCACCTTCCTCGCCCGGATCACCCCGCCCGGCCGGGAAGGGCAGATGTTCGGCCTGTATGCGACCACCGGTCGCGCCGTGTCGTTTCTGGCGCCGACCCTGTTCGGATTGTTCGCCTGGTGGTTCGCGGCAGACCGCGCCGGGATCCTCGGCCTGGTGATCGTGCTGGCGATCGGACTCGCCGCACTGACGGTGGTGAAAGCGCCCGAACGCGATTAG
- a CDS encoding NADPH-dependent 2,4-dienoyl-CoA reductase encodes MTQFPQLLAPLDLGSTTLKNRVIMGSIHTGLEDRAKDVPRLAEYFAERARGGVALIVTGGYAPNRTGWLLPFGAKLTNRVEARRHRAITKAVHDEGGKIALQILHAGRYSYQPLSVSASSIKAPINPFRPRALTGRGVRWQIRNFVRCARLAQQANYDGVEIMGGEGYFINQFLCERTNKRTDEWGGTPENRRRMAVEIVRRTREAVGPDFIIIFRLSMADLVEGGQTWDEIVSLAREVEAAGATVINTDIGWHESRVPTIVTSVPRAAFADITGKLEKHVTIPVAASNRINMPQVAEEILTRGDAQLISMARPMLADPDWVRKAEAGTPDEINTCIACNQACLDHAFVRKHVSCLLNPRAGRETELTLSPTRTAKRVAVVGAGPAGLSAALGLAQRGHAVTLFEADSEIGGQFGIARKIPGKEEFAETIRYYNRQLPLAGVDVRLHTRVTATDLVGEYDEVIVATGVTPRVPSIPGIDHPKVLTYPEVVRGGAPVGRSVAVIGAGGIGVDVSEFLTHEHSPTLDLKEWKQEWGVTEPEAAAGALTTPIPEPSPREVYLLQRKSGRIGAGLAKTTGWVHRAALKNKGVQELSGVNYERIDDDGLHITFGAEREKPRTLAVDNVVICAGQESVRDLVDELTVAGVTTHVIGGADVAAELDAKRAIEQGTRLAARI; translated from the coding sequence GTGACACAGTTCCCGCAGCTCCTCGCCCCCCTCGACCTCGGTTCCACGACGCTGAAGAACCGCGTGATCATGGGTTCCATCCACACCGGGCTCGAAGATCGCGCCAAAGACGTCCCCCGGCTGGCCGAATATTTCGCCGAGCGGGCCCGCGGAGGTGTCGCGCTGATCGTCACCGGCGGGTACGCGCCCAATCGGACCGGCTGGCTGCTGCCGTTCGGCGCCAAGCTCACCAACCGGGTCGAGGCCCGCAGGCATCGCGCGATCACGAAGGCGGTGCACGACGAGGGCGGCAAGATCGCCCTGCAGATCCTGCACGCCGGCCGGTACAGCTACCAGCCGCTGAGCGTCTCCGCCTCGTCGATCAAGGCGCCGATCAACCCGTTCCGGCCCCGCGCACTCACCGGCCGCGGCGTGCGCTGGCAGATCCGCAACTTCGTGCGCTGCGCGCGGCTCGCGCAACAGGCGAACTACGACGGCGTCGAGATCATGGGCGGCGAAGGCTACTTCATCAACCAGTTCTTGTGCGAGCGCACCAACAAGCGCACCGACGAGTGGGGCGGCACTCCCGAGAACCGCCGTCGGATGGCCGTCGAGATCGTCCGCCGCACCCGCGAGGCGGTGGGCCCGGACTTCATCATCATCTTCCGTCTGTCCATGGCCGACCTCGTCGAGGGCGGTCAGACGTGGGACGAGATCGTTTCGCTGGCACGGGAAGTGGAAGCCGCGGGCGCGACCGTCATCAACACCGACATCGGCTGGCACGAATCCCGTGTTCCCACGATCGTGACGTCGGTGCCGCGGGCCGCGTTCGCCGACATCACCGGCAAGCTCGAGAAACACGTGACCATCCCGGTCGCCGCATCCAACCGGATCAACATGCCGCAGGTCGCCGAGGAGATCCTGACCCGCGGTGACGCGCAGCTGATCTCGATGGCGCGCCCGATGCTCGCCGACCCCGACTGGGTCCGGAAGGCCGAGGCGGGTACCCCCGACGAGATCAACACGTGCATCGCCTGCAACCAGGCCTGCCTCGATCACGCGTTCGTACGCAAGCACGTGTCGTGCCTGCTGAACCCGCGTGCCGGCCGGGAGACGGAACTGACGCTCTCCCCCACCCGGACGGCCAAGCGCGTCGCCGTCGTCGGCGCCGGCCCCGCGGGACTGTCCGCGGCGCTCGGCCTGGCGCAGCGCGGCCACGCGGTGACACTGTTCGAGGCCGATTCGGAGATCGGCGGCCAGTTCGGCATCGCCCGCAAGATCCCCGGCAAGGAGGAGTTCGCGGAGACGATCCGGTACTACAACCGGCAACTCCCGCTGGCCGGCGTCGATGTGCGGCTCCATACCCGGGTCACCGCGACCGACCTGGTCGGCGAATACGACGAGGTGATCGTCGCGACCGGCGTGACGCCGCGTGTTCCGTCCATTCCCGGGATCGACCACCCGAAGGTCCTCACGTATCCGGAGGTCGTGCGGGGCGGCGCCCCCGTCGGGCGGTCGGTCGCGGTGATCGGCGCCGGCGGGATCGGCGTCGACGTCAGCGAATTCCTCACCCACGAGCACTCCCCGACCCTCGATCTGAAGGAGTGGAAGCAGGAGTGGGGTGTCACCGAACCCGAGGCCGCGGCAGGCGCCCTCACCACACCGATCCCGGAGCCGTCGCCGCGTGAGGTGTACCTGCTGCAACGCAAGAGCGGCCGCATCGGCGCCGGTCTCGCGAAGACCACCGGCTGGGTGCACCGGGCCGCACTGAAGAACAAGGGCGTGCAGGAATTGTCCGGGGTCAACTACGAACGCATCGACGACGACGGCCTGCACATCACGTTCGGCGCCGAGCGCGAGAAGCCGCGCACCCTCGCCGTCGACAACGTCGTGATCTGCGCGGGGCAGGAATCGGTGCGTGACCTGGTCGACGAACTGACCGTTGCCGGCGTCACCACCCACGTCATCGGCGGCGCCGACGTCGCGGCCGAACTCGACGCCAAACGTGCCATCGAGCAGGGCACCCGGCTCGCGGCCCGCATCTGA
- a CDS encoding alpha/beta fold hydrolase, with protein MPSPSDHTHIALGDLTFDVTISGPADGAPVVLLHGFPESAASWLPVSALLNESGLRTYAPNQRGYSPGARPGGVDSYRIDHLVADVIGLLDTLDLDTAHLVGHDWGAAVAWVVAARHSDRIRTLTTVSVPHPAAFGWALREDADQKERSSYIRLLRMEGKAERVLLRDDAEALRAMFGDVVAPDLVDEHVAVLSEPGALTAALNWYRAMTSDFAETPAVTVPTTYVWSTGDTALGRAGAQRCGEFVDAPYEFVVLDGATHWIPEQRPDALAEAILTRTGTAPG; from the coding sequence ATGCCGTCACCCTCCGACCACACCCACATCGCTCTCGGCGACCTGACGTTCGACGTCACTATCAGCGGTCCCGCCGACGGCGCCCCCGTCGTTCTGCTGCACGGGTTTCCGGAAAGCGCCGCGTCCTGGCTGCCGGTCAGCGCCCTGCTGAACGAGTCCGGTCTGCGGACGTACGCGCCGAACCAGCGCGGATATTCGCCCGGTGCGCGGCCAGGCGGTGTGGACTCTTACCGGATCGACCACCTCGTCGCGGACGTCATCGGGCTCCTCGACACCCTCGACCTCGACACGGCGCATCTCGTCGGCCACGATTGGGGCGCTGCCGTGGCATGGGTCGTGGCTGCACGGCACTCCGACCGGATCCGGACGCTCACCACCGTCTCGGTGCCCCATCCCGCCGCGTTCGGCTGGGCGTTGCGCGAGGACGCCGATCAGAAGGAACGCTCCTCGTACATCCGCCTTCTGCGAATGGAAGGCAAGGCCGAACGGGTCCTGCTCCGCGACGACGCAGAGGCGCTGCGCGCGATGTTCGGGGACGTCGTCGCGCCGGACCTCGTAGACGAGCATGTGGCCGTGCTGAGCGAACCGGGAGCGCTGACCGCCGCGCTGAACTGGTACCGCGCGATGACGAGCGACTTCGCGGAGACACCCGCCGTCACCGTTCCCACGACGTACGTCTGGAGCACCGGCGACACGGCGCTGGGCCGTGCGGGAGCCCAGCGGTGCGGCGAGTTCGTCGATGCGCCCTACGAGTTCGTCGTCCTCGACGGCGCCACGCACTGGATCCCGGAGCAGCGGCCCGACGCCCTCGCGGAGGCGATCCTGACCCGCACCGGAACGGCACCGGGCTGA
- a CDS encoding TetR family transcriptional regulator, translating into MPDDEHQHPDPAGADTTAPTLTAVSQSTGAEPESRAARKERTRKALLDGTLELMADRSFAGVSLREIARTAGIVPTAFYRHFASIEELGVVLVEEGMRILRQMLRDARRTPSTKSAGASLDILVRQVRTHEAQFRFLSRERYGGVPEVRRAIATEMTLFVSELTVDLSRIDGLQAWDHDDLETAADLIVSTMFAVVVDLLEADRPGSRSEAEVVARAEKQLRLIMLGMSEWNPGTN; encoded by the coding sequence ATGCCCGACGACGAGCACCAGCACCCGGACCCGGCGGGCGCGGACACCACCGCGCCTACACTCACTGCCGTGAGTCAGTCGACAGGCGCCGAACCCGAGAGCAGGGCAGCCCGCAAGGAGCGCACGAGAAAGGCACTTCTCGACGGCACGCTCGAACTCATGGCAGACCGCAGTTTCGCCGGCGTCAGCCTGCGCGAGATCGCCCGCACCGCGGGAATCGTCCCCACCGCCTTCTACCGCCACTTCGCGTCCATCGAGGAACTCGGGGTGGTGCTCGTCGAGGAGGGCATGCGGATCCTGCGGCAGATGTTGCGCGACGCCCGGCGCACCCCGAGCACCAAGAGCGCCGGCGCTTCCCTCGACATCCTCGTGCGGCAGGTTCGCACCCACGAGGCGCAGTTCCGATTCCTCAGCCGCGAACGCTACGGCGGCGTCCCCGAGGTCCGTCGGGCGATCGCGACCGAGATGACGTTGTTCGTCAGCGAACTCACGGTCGACCTGTCGCGCATCGACGGCCTGCAGGCCTGGGACCACGACGACCTAGAGACGGCCGCCGACCTGATCGTGTCCACCATGTTCGCCGTCGTCGTCGACCTGCTCGAGGCCGACCGCCCCGGAAGCCGAAGCGAGGCCGAGGTGGTGGCCCGCGCGGAGAAGCAACTGCGCCTGATCATGCTCGGCATGAGCGAGTGGAACCCCGGAACGAACTAG
- the orn gene encoding oligoribonuclease has protein sequence MQDKLVWIDCEMTGLRLGTDKLIEIAALVTDSELNVLGEGVDIVIHADDEALAAMPDVVTKMHENSGLTDEVRKSTVTLAEAEQQVLAYIREHVPVAGTAPLAGNSIATDRGFIARDMPDLDTYLHYRMIDVSSIKELCRRWYPRIYFGQPEKGLAHRALADIKESIRELRYYRKTAFVAEPGPSTSDIAAVVEELGPA, from the coding sequence GTGCAGGACAAACTTGTGTGGATCGACTGTGAAATGACCGGCCTTCGGCTCGGTACCGACAAGCTGATCGAGATCGCGGCTCTGGTCACGGACAGCGAGCTCAACGTGCTCGGCGAGGGTGTCGACATCGTCATTCACGCCGACGACGAGGCTCTCGCGGCGATGCCCGACGTGGTGACCAAGATGCATGAGAACTCGGGGCTGACCGACGAGGTCCGGAAATCCACGGTCACCCTCGCCGAGGCCGAGCAGCAGGTACTCGCGTACATCCGTGAACACGTGCCGGTCGCCGGGACGGCGCCGCTCGCCGGGAACTCGATCGCCACCGACCGCGGTTTCATCGCCCGCGACATGCCCGACCTCGACACCTACCTGCATTACCGGATGATCGACGTCAGCTCCATCAAGGAACTGTGCAGGCGCTGGTACCCGCGGATCTACTTCGGTCAGCCCGAAAAAGGTCTCGCCCACCGCGCCCTCGCCGACATCAAGGAGTCGATCCGCGAACTCCGGTATTACCGGAAGACGGCGTTCGTGGCCGAACCCGGTCCCTCTACCAGCGACATCGCCGCAGTTGTCGAGGAACTCGGGCCCGCCTGA
- a CDS encoding DUF4203 domain-containing protein: MSGIAILLVGAVLCFAGVGSLHVAVLASGFGLGWLLADLLSLSLGTTFLVAAISAVVAWVATTLIFKFAAFFLGIIAGAVIGAKLSRVLQPDDANWLLSGIVIVALAVACGFIADRYRARALLWLTALGGASMMLTGLGLAIGPLRFLEDPNEGAQQFFAAVIWVVVAAAGWLTQRRLFPDKLRIDDDRRAKR; encoded by the coding sequence ATGAGTGGCATCGCAATCCTTCTGGTCGGCGCGGTTCTGTGCTTCGCCGGAGTCGGTTCACTCCACGTCGCCGTGCTCGCCTCGGGATTCGGTCTCGGCTGGCTCCTCGCCGATCTGCTGTCGCTGTCGCTCGGGACGACGTTTCTGGTCGCGGCGATCAGTGCGGTCGTGGCATGGGTGGCCACCACCCTGATCTTCAAGTTCGCCGCATTCTTTCTCGGCATCATCGCCGGCGCCGTGATCGGGGCGAAGCTCAGTCGTGTGCTGCAACCCGACGACGCCAACTGGCTCCTCAGCGGAATCGTGATCGTCGCGCTCGCCGTCGCCTGCGGTTTCATCGCCGACCGGTACCGCGCGCGGGCGTTGCTCTGGCTCACCGCTCTCGGCGGAGCCAGCATGATGCTGACCGGACTCGGCCTGGCCATCGGCCCGCTGCGGTTCCTCGAGGATCCGAACGAGGGCGCCCAGCAATTCTTCGCCGCGGTGATCTGGGTCGTCGTGGCGGCGGCGGGCTGGCTGACCCAGCGGAGGCTGTTTCCGGACAAACTCCGGATCGACGACGATCGTCGCGCGAAGCGCTAA